In Nicotiana tabacum cultivar K326 chromosome 19, ASM71507v2, whole genome shotgun sequence, one DNA window encodes the following:
- the LOC107775911 gene encoding transcription factor EMB1444 isoform X2, whose product MASQLQQALRSLCCNTPWKYAVFWKLTHRARMMLTWADAYYDNDGFPEKKSPGSAAGNLHDGYYSNNRLGVAVAKMSYHVYSLGEGIVGKVAITGKHLWLSADKGATITSLAPEHCDGWQAQFSVGIKTIVVAAVAPHGVVQLGSLDSISEDLRVVKHIRDVFSELQESMASCLQSSMQNSMENSCLSEISTRTSGSEVFQVCVNNLGRNVCEDGKNMCSPLYTSVEKSFDHSCIFLQPGSYPNKILEVVNKQGLHETAVQGSGHCENLLPPSCESSLIKHQEEGQIWEETNPKFEGQSSNSRVLGKGSVDETEPTFRNNGSNESVSYDAGQVTELTVPYKNDLSSEAYNDRNGVLGVPDLPNAYPDKCAEKNLGFETECNYTMHTPFRFFAGYELFEALGPVFQKGNSSNDWEAENREEMAVEMLEEIGTSSLLKSSTGHEHLLEAVIANVNRHDNDSSSVKSFCKSVDSLLTTEITAEPCNSDIGTISSTGYSFDRETLNSFNSSGMCSIQSSRGFSSTSCSRGSGHVERPLEPTKMHKKRARPGESCRPRPRDRQLIQDRIKELRELVPNGSKCSIDSLLERTIKHMVFMQSITKHADKLKKCSASKLVDKELGISGSSSLEHGSSWAMEVGSNLKVCPMRVENLSMNGQILVEIFEDGSHFLDIAEAIRSLNLTILKGVAEACGERTRMCFVVEGQNDRTLHRMDVLWSLMQKLQAKINM is encoded by the exons ATGGCAAGCCAACTGCAACAAGCACTGAGGAGCCTTTGCTGCAACACTCCTTGGAAGTATGCTGTGTTTTGGAAGCTCACACATcgagctcggat GATGTTGACTTGGGCGGACGCTTACTATGACAATGACGGCTTTCCGGAGAAAAAATCTCCTGGTAGTGCAGCAGGCAACCTTCATGATGGATATTATTCCAACAATCGTCTTGGAGTAGCTGTGGCAAAGATGTCGTATCATGTTTATTCTCTTGGAGAAGG TATTGTAGGGAAGGTGGCAATTACTGGAAAACATTTGTGGCTTTCAGCGGACAAAGGTGCAACTATCACCAGCTTGGCGCCTGAG cACTGTGATGGGTGGCAAGCTCAATTTTCTGTTGGTATTAAG ACCATCGTTGTTGCTGCAGTTGCTCCACATGGAGTTGTACAACTTGGATCCTTGGATAGT ATTTCTGAGGATTTGAGGGTGGTCAAGCATATTAGAGATGTCTTTTCTGAGCTCCAGGAGTCGATGGCAAGTTGCTTGCAGAGTTCGATGCAGAACAGCATGGAAAATTCTTGCTTG TCAGAGATATCGACAAGAACCTCAGGTTCAGAGGTTTTTCAAGTCTGCGTAAATAATCTAGGTAGAAATGTTTGTGAAGATGGGAAAAATATGTGCTCTCCTCTATATACATCTGTTGAAAAATCTTTTGATCATTCTTGTATCTTCTTGCAACCTGGAAGTTACCCAAATAAAATACTTGAAGTGGTTAATAAGCAAGGACTTCATGAGACTGCAGTTCAAGGATCTGGTCACTGCGAGAATCTGCTTCCGCCAAGCTGTGAAAGTTCCCTTATAAAACACCAAGAGGAAGGGCAGATTTGGGAAGAAACTAATCCGAAGTTTGAAGGCCAATCTAGCAACTCGAGAGTCTTGGGAAAGGGCTCAGTAGATGAAACTGAGCCAACTTTTAGGAATAATGGAAGTAATGAAAGTGTTTCATATGATGCTGGACAAGTCACCGAACTCACTGTGCCATATAAAAACGATCTTTCTTCTGAAGCTTACAATGATCGAAATGGAGTGTTGGGTGTGCCGGATCTTCCCAATGCATATCCTGATAAATGTGCTGAGAAAAATTTAGGTTTCGAGACCGAGTGTAATTACACAATGCACACTCCTTTCAGGTTCTTCGCTGGCTATGAGCTGTTTGAAGCACTAGGGCCAGTTTTCCAGAAAGGGAATTCTTCCAACGACTGGGAGGCGGAGAACCGGGAAGAAATGGCTGTTGAGATGCTTGAGGAAATCGGCACCAGCAGTCTGTTGAAGAGCAGCACTGGCCATGAGCATCTTCTAGAAGCAGTAATAGCTAATGTTAACCGCCATGATAATGATAGTAGCAGTGTCAAGTCATTCTGTAAATCTGTTGATTCCCTCTTGACCACTGAAATAACTGCCGAACCTTGTAACAGTGATATCGGCACTATCAGTTCTACTGGCTATTCATTTGATCGTGAAACATTGAACAGCTTCAACTCATCAGGTATGTGTAGTATTCAGTCTTCGAGAGGTTTTTCATCAACCAGTTGTAGCAGAGGTAGTGGACACGTTGAGAGGCCACTTGAACCCACTAAAATGCATAAAAAGAGGGCTAGACCTGGTGAAAGTTGCCGACCTAGGCCCAGGGATAGACAATTGATCCAAGATCGCATCAAGGAGCTCCGTGAGCTGGTTCCAAATGGTTCTAAG TGCAGTATAGACTCACTTCTAGAACGAACAATCAAACACATGGTCTTCATGCAAAGTATTACCAAGCATGCTGACAAGCTAAAGAAATGCTCTGCATCAAAG CTGGTTGACAAGGAATTGGGTATCTCCGGGTCTTCCTCCCTTGAGCATGGTTCAAGCTGGGCGATGGAAGTTGGAAGTAACCTAAAAGTTTGTCCTATGAGGGTTGAAAACTTAAGCATGAATGGTCAAATACTTGTAGAA ATCTTTGAAGACGGCAGCCATTTCCTTGACATAGCAGAAGCCATCCGGAGCTTGAATCTTACTATTTTAAAAGGTGTGGCAGAGGCCTGTGGTGAGAGGACACGTATGTGTTTCGTGGTTGAG GGGCAGAATGATAGAACCTTGCACCGCATGGATGTATTATGGTCGCTTATGCAGAAACTGCAAGCAAAGATCAACATGTAG
- the LOC107775911 gene encoding transcription factor EMB1444 isoform X1, protein MASQLQQALRSLCCNTPWKYAVFWKLTHRARMMLTWADAYYDNDGFPEKKSPGSAAGNLHDGYYSNNRLGVAVAKMSYHVYSLGEGIVGKVAITGKHLWLSADKGATITSLAPEHCDGWQAQFSVGIKTIVVAAVAPHGVVQLGSLDSKISEDLRVVKHIRDVFSELQESMASCLQSSMQNSMENSCLSEISTRTSGSEVFQVCVNNLGRNVCEDGKNMCSPLYTSVEKSFDHSCIFLQPGSYPNKILEVVNKQGLHETAVQGSGHCENLLPPSCESSLIKHQEEGQIWEETNPKFEGQSSNSRVLGKGSVDETEPTFRNNGSNESVSYDAGQVTELTVPYKNDLSSEAYNDRNGVLGVPDLPNAYPDKCAEKNLGFETECNYTMHTPFRFFAGYELFEALGPVFQKGNSSNDWEAENREEMAVEMLEEIGTSSLLKSSTGHEHLLEAVIANVNRHDNDSSSVKSFCKSVDSLLTTEITAEPCNSDIGTISSTGYSFDRETLNSFNSSGMCSIQSSRGFSSTSCSRGSGHVERPLEPTKMHKKRARPGESCRPRPRDRQLIQDRIKELRELVPNGSKCSIDSLLERTIKHMVFMQSITKHADKLKKCSASKLVDKELGISGSSSLEHGSSWAMEVGSNLKVCPMRVENLSMNGQILVEIFEDGSHFLDIAEAIRSLNLTILKGVAEACGERTRMCFVVEGQNDRTLHRMDVLWSLMQKLQAKINM, encoded by the exons ATGGCAAGCCAACTGCAACAAGCACTGAGGAGCCTTTGCTGCAACACTCCTTGGAAGTATGCTGTGTTTTGGAAGCTCACACATcgagctcggat GATGTTGACTTGGGCGGACGCTTACTATGACAATGACGGCTTTCCGGAGAAAAAATCTCCTGGTAGTGCAGCAGGCAACCTTCATGATGGATATTATTCCAACAATCGTCTTGGAGTAGCTGTGGCAAAGATGTCGTATCATGTTTATTCTCTTGGAGAAGG TATTGTAGGGAAGGTGGCAATTACTGGAAAACATTTGTGGCTTTCAGCGGACAAAGGTGCAACTATCACCAGCTTGGCGCCTGAG cACTGTGATGGGTGGCAAGCTCAATTTTCTGTTGGTATTAAG ACCATCGTTGTTGCTGCAGTTGCTCCACATGGAGTTGTACAACTTGGATCCTTGGATAGT AAGATTTCTGAGGATTTGAGGGTGGTCAAGCATATTAGAGATGTCTTTTCTGAGCTCCAGGAGTCGATGGCAAGTTGCTTGCAGAGTTCGATGCAGAACAGCATGGAAAATTCTTGCTTG TCAGAGATATCGACAAGAACCTCAGGTTCAGAGGTTTTTCAAGTCTGCGTAAATAATCTAGGTAGAAATGTTTGTGAAGATGGGAAAAATATGTGCTCTCCTCTATATACATCTGTTGAAAAATCTTTTGATCATTCTTGTATCTTCTTGCAACCTGGAAGTTACCCAAATAAAATACTTGAAGTGGTTAATAAGCAAGGACTTCATGAGACTGCAGTTCAAGGATCTGGTCACTGCGAGAATCTGCTTCCGCCAAGCTGTGAAAGTTCCCTTATAAAACACCAAGAGGAAGGGCAGATTTGGGAAGAAACTAATCCGAAGTTTGAAGGCCAATCTAGCAACTCGAGAGTCTTGGGAAAGGGCTCAGTAGATGAAACTGAGCCAACTTTTAGGAATAATGGAAGTAATGAAAGTGTTTCATATGATGCTGGACAAGTCACCGAACTCACTGTGCCATATAAAAACGATCTTTCTTCTGAAGCTTACAATGATCGAAATGGAGTGTTGGGTGTGCCGGATCTTCCCAATGCATATCCTGATAAATGTGCTGAGAAAAATTTAGGTTTCGAGACCGAGTGTAATTACACAATGCACACTCCTTTCAGGTTCTTCGCTGGCTATGAGCTGTTTGAAGCACTAGGGCCAGTTTTCCAGAAAGGGAATTCTTCCAACGACTGGGAGGCGGAGAACCGGGAAGAAATGGCTGTTGAGATGCTTGAGGAAATCGGCACCAGCAGTCTGTTGAAGAGCAGCACTGGCCATGAGCATCTTCTAGAAGCAGTAATAGCTAATGTTAACCGCCATGATAATGATAGTAGCAGTGTCAAGTCATTCTGTAAATCTGTTGATTCCCTCTTGACCACTGAAATAACTGCCGAACCTTGTAACAGTGATATCGGCACTATCAGTTCTACTGGCTATTCATTTGATCGTGAAACATTGAACAGCTTCAACTCATCAGGTATGTGTAGTATTCAGTCTTCGAGAGGTTTTTCATCAACCAGTTGTAGCAGAGGTAGTGGACACGTTGAGAGGCCACTTGAACCCACTAAAATGCATAAAAAGAGGGCTAGACCTGGTGAAAGTTGCCGACCTAGGCCCAGGGATAGACAATTGATCCAAGATCGCATCAAGGAGCTCCGTGAGCTGGTTCCAAATGGTTCTAAG TGCAGTATAGACTCACTTCTAGAACGAACAATCAAACACATGGTCTTCATGCAAAGTATTACCAAGCATGCTGACAAGCTAAAGAAATGCTCTGCATCAAAG CTGGTTGACAAGGAATTGGGTATCTCCGGGTCTTCCTCCCTTGAGCATGGTTCAAGCTGGGCGATGGAAGTTGGAAGTAACCTAAAAGTTTGTCCTATGAGGGTTGAAAACTTAAGCATGAATGGTCAAATACTTGTAGAA ATCTTTGAAGACGGCAGCCATTTCCTTGACATAGCAGAAGCCATCCGGAGCTTGAATCTTACTATTTTAAAAGGTGTGGCAGAGGCCTGTGGTGAGAGGACACGTATGTGTTTCGTGGTTGAG GGGCAGAATGATAGAACCTTGCACCGCATGGATGTATTATGGTCGCTTATGCAGAAACTGCAAGCAAAGATCAACATGTAG